Genomic segment of Paenibacillus sp. FSL R5-0912:
CCAACCTGATTAACTGCGGATAGAATCCGGTTAATCTGATGGGTCATGACCAGCGCCGGCAGATGAACCATTACTGAAGCCCTAAGCCCTGTCCCCACATTGGTGGGACAACTGGTCAGGTACCCTCTGCGGTCATCAAAGGCGTAATTCACAGCAGCCTCAAAGATATCGTCGATGGCTGTTGCCCTTACCCAAGCCTCTCTGACCTGCAGGCCCGGAAACAGGCATTGAATGCGGAGATGATCCTCCTCGTTGATCATAATGCTGACTGACTCGTCCTCATTAAGAATGACTGCTCCACCTTTGGAATCATCAGCCAGATTAGGACTGATCAGATGCTTCTCCACCAGTACTTTTTTATCCAGCTCATCGAGCTCATCCAGCCTCAGCAGCTGAAAGTTGCCGAAATCCGCAGAGGCTTCTCCCTGAAATACAGGAGCAAGCTGCTCCAGCACCTCTTCCGACTGCTGCGCAGACGCTAGTAGCGGGAAAGGAAGGTGCTCCAGATTACGGGCAATACGCATGCGGCTGCTGATAACAATCTCGGAATGACTCCCGCCGCAGCGCATCCAGTCACTGAGTGCTTGTTCGGTAAACCGGAGACTTGACATGTGGAATCCCCTCCTATATATCAAAGACTTTACTCTTGTGGCATTTCTTTTTCAAGTTTGCGGATTCTGTCCCTCAGCTCAGCTGCAGTTTCAAACTCCTCCTGCATAATGCTCTGCTGTAATTCCTGCTTCAGCTCGTCAATTTGGCGTTTACACATGATCTGTGCACCGGCGCGTTTGGGAAGCTTGCCCACATGGGCCGTACTTCCGTGTACCCGTCTGAAGAGCGGGTCTAGCGTGCTGTCAAAATATTTGTAGCAGGAGCTGCAGCCGAAACGTCCCAGCTTGCTGAACTGTGAATAGGTCATACCGCAGTTCTCACACTGCAGCCCCTGCACAGTCTGTGCGGCCTCTGACTTGCCCTTGCCTGCGCTCTCCAGATCAAGCAGTCCGGAAAGCAAGCTGTGTA
This window contains:
- a CDS encoding protein arginine kinase codes for the protein MSSLRFTEQALSDWMRCGGSHSEIVISSRMRIARNLEHLPFPLLASAQQSEEVLEQLAPVFQGEASADFGNFQLLRLDELDELDKKVLVEKHLISPNLADDSKGGAVILNEDESVSIMINEEDHLRIQCLFPGLQVREAWVRATAIDDIFEAAVNYAFDDRRGYLTSCPTNVGTGLRASVMVHLPALVMTHQINRILSAVNQVGLTVRGIYGEGSEAVGNIFQISNQITLGQTENEIIENLHSVVTQIIEHERNARERLLVDSALRITDRIKRSYGILAYAAVMELKESAQRLSDLRLGVDLGILEGPSISVLNELNVKTQPGFLQKLFGDELSSTERDMYRAKLLRETLGSQH
- a CDS encoding UvrB/UvrC motif-containing protein, with the translated sequence MLCQECGVKPATLHFTKIVNGEKTEFHICESCAREKGELIPGTAGGFSIHSLLSGLLDLESAGKGKSEAAQTVQGLQCENCGMTYSQFSKLGRFGCSSCYKYFDSTLDPLFRRVHGSTAHVGKLPKRAGAQIMCKRQIDELKQELQQSIMQEEFETAAELRDRIRKLEKEMPQE